From a single Pseudomonas cremoricolorata genomic region:
- the pdeM gene encoding ligase-associated DNA damage response endonuclease PdeM, with protein MSRPTLPPANPPHAPCPATDYLAIEHCGETLWLLPDKAIYWPAQRALLVADVHIGKAASYRALHQPVPRGTTQATLDRLQVLVSRHACERLIVLGDFLHARSARAPATLARLQGWREANPNLAMTLVRGNHDHSAGDPPEHLNIEVVDEPLLLGPYALRHEPEAHGQRPVLAGHVHPAYVLRGRGRQRLRLPCFVMDANVSLLPAFGEFTGGWTIDPQVGARIFVAGAERVWAIQG; from the coding sequence ATGAGCCGCCCTACCCTCCCCCCAGCCAACCCGCCGCACGCACCCTGCCCTGCCACCGACTACCTGGCCATCGAACACTGCGGTGAAACGCTCTGGCTGCTGCCGGACAAAGCCATCTACTGGCCTGCCCAGCGCGCGCTGCTGGTCGCTGACGTGCACATCGGCAAGGCCGCGAGCTACCGCGCCCTGCATCAGCCTGTACCACGCGGCACGACTCAGGCGACCCTGGACAGGCTGCAGGTGCTGGTGAGCCGCCATGCCTGCGAGCGGCTGATCGTGCTGGGGGACTTCCTGCACGCCCGCAGCGCACGCGCGCCAGCGACCCTGGCACGGCTACAGGGGTGGCGCGAGGCGAACCCGAACCTGGCAATGACCTTGGTGCGCGGCAACCACGACCATAGCGCGGGCGATCCGCCAGAGCACTTGAACATCGAAGTAGTGGATGAGCCGTTGCTGTTGGGTCCGTATGCCCTGCGCCACGAACCTGAGGCGCACGGGCAACGGCCAGTACTGGCAGGCCACGTGCACCCTGCCTATGTGTTGCGCGGTCGCGGGCGCCAGCGTTTACGCTTGCCCTGCTTCGTGATGGACGCCAATGTCAGCCTGCTACCCGCGTTCGGCGAGTTCACCGGTGGCTGGACCATCGACCCGCAAGTTGGCGCCCGCATCTTCGTTGCAGGCGCCGAGCGGGTCTGGGCCATTCAGGGGTAA
- the metG gene encoding methionine--tRNA ligase: protein MSEPRQILVTSALPYANGSIHLGHMLEYIQTDMWVRFQKMRGNQCIYVCADDAHGSAIMLRAEKEGITPEQLIANVQAEHSGDFADFLVDFDNFHSTHSEENRELSALIYSRLKEAGHIATRSVTQYFDPEKGMFLADRFIKGTCPKCAAQDQYGDNCEKCGATYAPTELKDPKSAISGATPELRDSQHFFFKLPDFQAMLEQWTRSGTLQEAVANKLAEWLDAGLQEWDISRDAPYFGFEIPGEPGKYFYVWLDAPIGYMASFKNLCARRPELDFDAFWNAGSTAELYHFIGKDIVNFHALFWPAMLEGAGLRKPTAVNVHGYLTVNGAKMSKSRGTFIKARTYLDHLAPEYLRYYYAAKLGRGVDDLDLNLEDFVQKVNSDLVGKVVNIASRCAGFIHKGNAGVLVSGDAAPELTEAFRNAAPQITEAYENRDFAKAMREIMALADRANAWIADKAPWSLAKQEGKQDEVQAICAQGINLFRQLVIFLKPVLPLLAADAEAFLNVAPLRWEDAATRLENHTLNAFKPLMSRIEPAKVEAMIAASKEDLAAAQSPVPAGNGELSKEPLAAQIEFDTFAAVDLRVALIVKAEAVEGADKLLRLTLDIGDEQRNVFSGIKSAYPDPAQLEGRLTMMVANLKPRKMRFGVSEGMVMAAGPGGEEIYLLSPDSGAKPGQRIK from the coding sequence ATGTCCGAGCCCCGTCAGATTCTCGTAACCAGCGCCCTGCCCTATGCCAACGGTTCCATTCACCTTGGCCATATGCTCGAGTACATCCAGACGGACATGTGGGTGCGCTTCCAGAAGATGCGTGGCAACCAGTGCATTTATGTCTGCGCCGACGACGCCCACGGCTCGGCCATCATGCTGCGTGCGGAAAAGGAAGGGATCACCCCGGAGCAACTGATCGCCAACGTTCAGGCCGAACACAGTGGCGACTTCGCCGACTTCCTGGTGGACTTCGACAACTTCCACTCCACCCACAGTGAAGAGAACCGCGAACTGTCCGCGCTGATCTACTCGCGCCTCAAAGAGGCCGGGCACATCGCCACGCGCTCGGTCACGCAGTACTTCGACCCCGAAAAAGGCATGTTCCTGGCCGACCGCTTTATCAAGGGCACTTGCCCCAAGTGCGCTGCCCAGGATCAGTACGGCGACAACTGCGAGAAATGCGGCGCCACCTACGCACCCACCGAACTGAAAGACCCGAAGTCGGCGATTTCCGGCGCCACTCCAGAGCTGCGCGACTCCCAGCACTTCTTCTTCAAGTTGCCTGATTTCCAGGCCATGCTGGAGCAGTGGACCCGCAGCGGCACCTTGCAAGAGGCAGTCGCCAACAAGCTGGCCGAATGGCTCGATGCCGGCCTGCAGGAGTGGGACATTTCCCGCGACGCGCCGTATTTCGGTTTCGAGATCCCCGGTGAGCCGGGCAAGTACTTCTATGTCTGGCTGGACGCCCCCATCGGTTACATGGCCAGCTTCAAGAACCTCTGCGCGCGGCGCCCCGAGCTGGACTTCGACGCGTTCTGGAATGCCGGCTCCACCGCCGAGCTGTATCACTTCATCGGCAAGGACATCGTCAACTTCCACGCCCTGTTCTGGCCCGCCATGCTCGAAGGTGCCGGCCTGCGCAAGCCGACGGCGGTCAACGTGCACGGTTACCTGACAGTCAATGGCGCGAAGATGTCCAAGTCCCGCGGCACCTTCATCAAGGCCCGCACTTACCTGGACCACCTGGCGCCGGAGTACCTGCGTTACTACTACGCCGCCAAACTGGGCCGCGGCGTCGATGATCTGGACCTGAACCTGGAAGACTTCGTGCAGAAGGTCAATTCCGACCTGGTGGGCAAGGTGGTCAACATCGCCAGCCGCTGCGCCGGTTTCATTCACAAGGGCAACGCCGGCGTGTTGGTCTCCGGCGACGCCGCTCCGGAGCTGACCGAAGCCTTCCGCAATGCCGCGCCGCAGATCACCGAGGCCTACGAGAACCGTGATTTCGCCAAGGCCATGCGCGAGATCATGGCCCTGGCCGATCGTGCCAACGCCTGGATTGCCGACAAGGCACCCTGGTCACTGGCCAAGCAGGAAGGCAAGCAGGATGAAGTGCAGGCGATCTGCGCCCAAGGCATCAACCTGTTCCGCCAACTGGTGATTTTCCTCAAACCCGTGCTGCCGCTGCTGGCTGCCGACGCCGAAGCGTTCCTTAATGTCGCTCCGCTGCGCTGGGAAGATGCCGCCACGCGCCTTGAGAACCATACCCTCAATGCGTTCAAGCCGCTCATGAGCCGCATCGAGCCTGCCAAGGTTGAGGCCATGATTGCCGCCAGCAAAGAGGACTTGGCCGCCGCTCAAAGCCCGGTGCCGGCCGGCAATGGCGAGCTGAGCAAGGAGCCTTTGGCTGCCCAGATCGAGTTCGACACCTTCGCGGCAGTCGACTTGCGGGTCGCGCTGATCGTCAAGGCCGAGGCTGTGGAGGGTGCGGACAAACTGCTGCGCCTTACCCTCGATATCGGCGACGAACAACGTAATGTGTTCTCCGGCATCAAGTCGGCTTACCCCGACCCTGCGCAACTCGAAGGCCGACTGACCATGATGGTCGCCAACCTCAAGCCGCGCAAAATGCGTTTCGGCGTCTCAGAGGGCATGGTCATGGCCGCAGGCCCTGGTGGCGAAGAGATCTACCTGCTGAGCCCGGACAGCGGCGCCAAACCTGGCCAGCGTATCAAGTGA
- a CDS encoding cold-shock protein, with protein sequence MSNRQSGTVKWFNDEKGYGFITPQSGDDLFVHFKAIQADGFKTLKEGQAVTFVATRGQKGMQAEEVQIA encoded by the coding sequence ATGTCCAACCGTCAATCCGGTACTGTTAAGTGGTTCAACGATGAGAAAGGCTACGGCTTCATCACTCCGCAATCGGGCGATGACCTGTTCGTGCACTTCAAAGCCATCCAAGCTGACGGCTTCAAGACCCTGAAAGAAGGCCAGGCTGTTACTTTCGTCGCTACCCGCGGCCAGAAAGGCATGCAGGCTGAAGAAGTTCAAATCGCCTAA
- a CDS encoding ATP-dependent DNA ligase, which translates to MKAFAELYLRLDATTSSNAKLLALREYFAVAPAHDAAWAVYFLAGGRPRQLVPTRVLRELATQLSGLPEWLFEESYQAVGDMAETISLLLPESEHATDEGLAHWVEHYLLPLRGQTPEALHERLPQLWAQLDRPSLMLCLKLITGSFRVGVSKLLVTRALAQLAELDPKRVAQRMVGYTDLSHRPSAASYHKLIAAESEQEHQERGGQPYPFFLAHALQTPSEQFQALIGPPSDWQIEWKWDGIRAQVVKRDGQLWIWSRGEELVTERFPELHSLVETLPDGVVLDGEILVWKPGSSAEDVAVQPFALLQQRLGRKTLGKKLLADAPVVLQAYDLLEWQGEDWRSRPQHERRAQLEQLTEQHPLAPVLLSPLLQGPDWADLERQRQASRSLGVEGMMLKHREALYGVGRTKDMGVWWKWKVDPFSVDAVLIYAQRGHGRRASLYSDYTFAVWDGPPGTAQRTLVPFAKAYSGLSDEEMRKVDAIVRKTTVETFGPVRSVTPTLVFELGFEGIALSKRHKSGIAVRFPRMLRWRQDKTVEQADDLAILQGLLG; encoded by the coding sequence ATGAAAGCCTTCGCCGAGCTGTACCTGCGCCTGGACGCCACCACCTCGAGCAACGCCAAACTGCTCGCCCTGCGCGAATACTTCGCCGTCGCGCCGGCGCATGACGCCGCTTGGGCGGTGTACTTCCTGGCCGGTGGACGCCCGCGGCAACTGGTGCCGACCCGGGTGCTGCGGGAACTGGCCACGCAGTTGTCGGGCCTGCCGGAGTGGCTGTTCGAAGAAAGCTACCAGGCCGTGGGCGATATGGCCGAAACCATTTCCTTGCTGCTGCCCGAGAGCGAACATGCCACCGACGAGGGCCTGGCCCACTGGGTCGAGCATTACCTGTTGCCGCTACGTGGGCAAACTCCCGAGGCCTTGCACGAACGGCTGCCGCAACTGTGGGCGCAGCTCGATCGTCCGAGCCTGATGCTATGCCTGAAGCTGATCACCGGCAGCTTTCGCGTGGGCGTCTCCAAGCTGCTGGTCACCCGTGCGCTGGCGCAGTTGGCCGAGCTCGACCCCAAGCGCGTCGCGCAACGCATGGTCGGTTATACCGACCTCAGCCACCGACCCAGCGCCGCCAGTTACCACAAGCTGATCGCCGCCGAATCCGAGCAGGAACATCAGGAGCGCGGCGGCCAGCCGTACCCATTCTTCCTGGCCCATGCCCTGCAAACACCCAGTGAGCAATTCCAGGCGCTGATCGGCCCGCCCAGCGATTGGCAAATCGAGTGGAAGTGGGATGGTATCCGCGCCCAGGTGGTCAAGCGCGACGGTCAACTGTGGATCTGGTCGCGTGGCGAAGAACTGGTCACCGAACGCTTCCCCGAACTGCACAGCCTGGTCGAAACCCTGCCCGATGGTGTGGTGCTCGATGGCGAGATTCTGGTGTGGAAGCCCGGCAGCAGCGCTGAAGACGTTGCCGTACAACCCTTCGCGCTGCTGCAGCAACGCTTGGGACGCAAGACGCTGGGCAAGAAGCTGCTGGCCGATGCGCCGGTGGTACTGCAGGCCTATGACCTGCTCGAGTGGCAGGGCGAGGACTGGCGCAGCCGCCCCCAGCACGAACGGCGTGCGCAGCTCGAGCAACTGACCGAACAGCATCCACTGGCCCCGGTGTTGCTCTCGCCCCTGTTGCAAGGCCCGGATTGGGCCGACCTCGAACGCCAGCGCCAAGCCTCGCGCAGCCTGGGGGTCGAGGGCATGATGCTCAAACACCGCGAAGCGCTGTATGGCGTGGGTCGGACCAAAGACATGGGCGTGTGGTGGAAATGGAAGGTCGACCCGTTCAGCGTCGATGCCGTGCTGATCTATGCTCAGCGCGGCCATGGGCGTCGAGCGAGCCTGTACAGCGACTACACCTTCGCCGTGTGGGACGGTCCGCCGGGCACAGCGCAACGCACCTTGGTACCGTTCGCCAAGGCGTATTCAGGCTTGAGCGATGAAGAGATGCGCAAGGTCGATGCTATCGTGCGCAAGACTACCGTGGAGACATTCGGCCCGGTGCGCAGCGTCACTCCGACGCTGGTCTTCGAACTGGGCTTCGAAGGCATTGCCTTGTCCAAGCGGCACAAGAGCGGCATCGCCGTACGCTTCCCGCGCATGCTGCGCTGGCGCCAGGACAAGACCGTCGAGCAAGCCGACGATCTGGCAATCTTGCAGGGTCTGCTTGGCTGA
- a CDS encoding succinylglutamate desuccinylase/aspartoacylase family protein, which translates to MHHAPHELLSPVPGVSRQLHSFHFGPRGSRKTYIQASLHADELPGMLVAWHLKQRLQSLESAGRLLGEVVLVPVANPIGLEQVLLDAPLGRFELHSGQNFNRRFIDLADSVGDAIEGQLTQDAQANAALIRQQLCQALGDHQPQTPLQSLRLTLQRLACDAELVLDLHCDFQAVEHLYTTPDAWPQIEPLARYLGAQASLLATDSGGQSFDECFSLLWWQLQQRFGKQFPIPLGALSVTLELRGQADVSHALAQQDCQAILDYLTLRGVIAGDARALPALPRPATPLAAVEALSTTRGGLLVYHAEPGQWLEAGALVAEIIDPLSDQVSSVRTTQSGLLYARSVRRMATAGMVIAHVAGERVCRSGYLLGN; encoded by the coding sequence ATGCACCACGCTCCCCACGAACTGCTCTCTCCGGTGCCTGGCGTCAGCCGCCAGTTGCACAGCTTCCATTTCGGCCCACGTGGCAGCCGAAAGACCTATATCCAGGCGTCACTGCATGCCGATGAGCTGCCGGGCATGCTCGTGGCCTGGCACCTCAAGCAGCGTTTGCAGAGCCTGGAAAGCGCCGGGCGATTGCTCGGCGAGGTGGTGCTGGTGCCGGTGGCCAATCCCATCGGTCTGGAGCAGGTGCTGCTCGACGCCCCGCTAGGGCGTTTCGAGCTGCACAGCGGGCAGAACTTCAACCGCCGCTTCATCGACCTGGCCGACAGCGTCGGCGATGCCATCGAGGGGCAACTGACCCAGGATGCTCAGGCCAACGCGGCGCTGATCCGCCAGCAACTGTGCCAGGCGCTGGGCGATCATCAGCCGCAGACGCCTCTGCAATCACTGCGCCTGACTCTGCAACGGCTGGCCTGTGACGCGGAACTGGTGCTCGACCTGCACTGCGACTTCCAGGCCGTCGAGCACCTCTACACCACCCCCGACGCCTGGCCGCAGATCGAGCCCCTGGCGCGGTACCTGGGCGCACAAGCCAGCCTGCTGGCCACCGACTCGGGCGGGCAGTCGTTCGATGAATGCTTCAGCCTGCTCTGGTGGCAACTGCAGCAGCGCTTCGGCAAGCAGTTTCCGATTCCCCTGGGCGCGCTGTCGGTGACCTTGGAACTGCGTGGCCAAGCCGATGTCAGCCATGCCCTCGCCCAGCAGGATTGCCAGGCGATACTCGATTACCTGACCCTGCGCGGGGTAATCGCCGGCGACGCCCGCGCGCTGCCGGCGCTGCCACGTCCGGCCACACCGCTGGCTGCGGTTGAGGCACTCAGCACGACCCGCGGCGGGTTGCTGGTGTACCACGCCGAACCTGGTCAGTGGCTCGAAGCCGGCGCGCTGGTGGCCGAGATCATCGACCCCCTGAGCGATCAGGTCAGCAGCGTGCGCACGACCCAGTCCGGCCTGCTGTATGCACGCAGCGTACGACGCATGGCCACGGCAGGCATGGTCATCGCCCACGTCGCTGGCGAGCGGGTCTGCCGCAGCGGTTATCTTTTGGGCAACTGA
- the nth gene encoding endonuclease III, which produces MNAAKRLEIFRRLHEDNPDPKTELAYTSSFELLIAVILSAQATDVGVNKATARLYPMANTPEAIYALGVEGLSEYIKTIGLYNSKARNVIETCRLLIEQHASQVPNTREALEALPGVGRKTANVVLNTAFRQPAMAVDTHIFRVSNRTGIAPGKTVLAVEKQLMKFVPKDYLLDAHHWLILHGRYVCQARKPRCASCRIEDLCDYKAKTSDD; this is translated from the coding sequence ATGAATGCCGCCAAACGCCTGGAAATCTTTCGCAGGCTCCACGAAGACAACCCCGACCCGAAAACCGAACTGGCCTATACCTCGTCGTTCGAGCTGTTGATCGCCGTCATTCTGTCGGCGCAGGCGACAGATGTCGGCGTCAACAAGGCTACCGCTCGCCTGTACCCGATGGCCAATACGCCGGAGGCGATTTACGCGCTCGGTGTCGAGGGCCTTAGCGAGTACATCAAGACCATCGGCCTGTACAACAGCAAGGCCAGAAACGTCATCGAGACCTGTCGCCTACTGATCGAGCAACACGCCAGCCAGGTTCCGAACACCCGCGAAGCGCTGGAGGCATTGCCGGGTGTCGGCCGCAAAACCGCCAACGTGGTACTCAATACTGCGTTTCGTCAGCCAGCGATGGCCGTAGACACGCATATTTTCCGCGTCAGCAACCGCACGGGGATTGCGCCTGGCAAGACGGTACTGGCGGTAGAAAAACAACTGATGAAGTTCGTGCCGAAGGATTATCTGCTTGATGCGCACCACTGGCTGATACTGCACGGCCGCTATGTGTGCCAAGCCCGCAAGCCGCGCTGCGCAAGTTGCCGGATCGAGGATCTGTGCGACTACAAGGCCAAGACTTCGGACGATTGA
- a CDS encoding PA3496 family putative envelope integrity protein, giving the protein MSTDKDDTLLDDDFSSDDDTPVAVEPAKTNLSKRRTIDNLLDERRLQRQLADFDYDL; this is encoded by the coding sequence ATGAGCACCGATAAAGACGACACGCTACTCGATGATGATTTCTCGTCTGATGACGACACCCCTGTCGCCGTCGAACCTGCCAAGACCAACCTGAGCAAACGCCGCACTATCGACAACCTGCTCGATGAGCGTCGGCTGCAACGCCAGCTGGCAGACTTCGACTACGACCTGTGA
- the apbC gene encoding iron-sulfur cluster carrier protein ApbC — protein sequence MSAVTRAAVEGVLRQYTDPYLNQDPVTAGCVQAIDIQADQVRVHLRLGYAAALFSKGWAHVLASALENLEGVSRAHVDVDWQIVAHKAQAQVPGMSNVKNIIAVASGKGGVGKSTTAANLALALAREGARVGILDADIHGPSQGVMFGIAEGTRPQIREQKWFVPIKAHGVEVMSMAFLTDENTPMVWRGPMVSGALLQLVTQTAWDDLDYLVIDMPPGTGDIQLTLAQKVPVAGSVIVTTPQDLALLDARKGVEMFRKVNIPVLGVVENMAVHICSNCGHAEHLFGEGGGEKLASQYGVDLLASLPLSMLIREQADNGKPTAIAEPDSQIAMVYQELARQVGARIVLQAAAAPAMPNITISED from the coding sequence ATGAGTGCCGTCACACGTGCCGCCGTAGAAGGCGTGCTACGCCAGTACACCGACCCCTACCTGAACCAGGACCCGGTCACCGCCGGATGCGTGCAGGCCATCGACATCCAGGCCGATCAGGTTCGCGTGCATCTGCGCCTGGGCTACGCGGCCGCACTGTTCAGCAAGGGCTGGGCGCACGTGTTGGCCAGCGCCCTGGAAAACCTTGAAGGTGTCAGTCGGGCACACGTCGATGTCGACTGGCAGATCGTCGCGCACAAGGCGCAGGCTCAAGTGCCGGGCATGAGCAATGTGAAGAACATCATCGCCGTCGCGTCAGGCAAGGGCGGGGTCGGCAAGTCGACCACCGCCGCCAACCTGGCGTTGGCTCTGGCCCGTGAGGGCGCTCGCGTGGGTATTCTCGATGCTGACATTCATGGGCCCAGCCAAGGGGTCATGTTCGGCATCGCCGAGGGCACCCGGCCGCAGATTCGTGAGCAGAAATGGTTCGTACCGATCAAGGCCCATGGCGTGGAAGTCATGTCGATGGCGTTTCTTACCGACGAGAACACGCCCATGGTCTGGCGTGGGCCGATGGTCTCCGGCGCGCTGCTGCAGTTGGTGACGCAAACGGCCTGGGACGATCTCGACTACCTGGTCATCGACATGCCGCCGGGTACGGGTGACATCCAGCTGACCCTGGCGCAGAAAGTGCCGGTGGCCGGTTCGGTCATCGTCACCACGCCCCAGGACCTGGCCCTGCTCGATGCACGCAAGGGCGTGGAAATGTTCCGCAAGGTCAACATTCCGGTGCTGGGCGTGGTAGAGAACATGGCGGTGCATATCTGTTCGAACTGCGGGCATGCCGAGCACCTGTTCGGTGAGGGCGGCGGCGAGAAGCTGGCCAGCCAGTACGGGGTCGATCTACTGGCCTCATTGCCGCTGTCGATGCTGATTCGTGAGCAGGCCGACAATGGTAAGCCGACCGCCATCGCCGAGCCCGACAGTCAAATCGCCATGGTGTATCAGGAGCTGGCGCGGCAAGTGGGTGCGCGCATCGTGCTGCAGGCCGCTGCGGCGCCGGCGATGCCAAACATCACCATCAGCGAAGACTGA
- a CDS encoding ligase-associated DNA damage response DEXH box helicase, with translation MPPPADLASSWFATRGWKPFAFQRSVWAAVGRGESGLLHASTGAGKTYAVWLGALRAFASSAIGTPRQAAPLQVLWITPMRALAADTARALQAPLDDLQLHWSVGVRSGDTRSAERARQARRLPSVLITTPESLTLLLTRAQAETDFASLRMVVVDEWHELLGNKRGVQLQLALARLRRWHPDLRVWGLSATLGNLDHALQVLLPKGGQLVQGKQDKRLDVDTLLPPDIERFPWAGHMGLKLLKPVSEQIDASSSCLVFTNTRAQAELWYQALLDARPDWAGLIALHHASLARDTRDWVERSLKEGTLKAVVCTSSLDLGVDFLPVERVLQIGSSKGIARLVQRAGRSGHAPGRPSRITLVPTHSLELVEAAAAREALAAGHLEGRQSPRLCMDVLVQHVVSMALGSGFRADELLAEVRSTWAFHDLRDSQWQWALDFVSHGGDSLSAYPDYQRVERHADGIWRVASERLARRHRMGIGTIVSDASLQLKYWSKGGGGKHLGSVEESFISRLRPGDTLVFGGRVLELVRVENMTAYVRRSTARKAAVARWSGGRMPLSSELAQALVAQLDGAAHGRFASPELRAVRPLLEVQARWSALPTLGTLLAETLHTRQGWHLFLYPFAGRMANLGLANLIAWRVSRAQPLSISIAVSDYGFELLSPSPVDWAAYLPGALSTEHLLEDVTASLNAGEMALRRFREIAQIAGLVFGGYPAAQKSTRQIQASSGLFYEVFRKHDADNLLLGQARDEVLREELEIERLHAQLQRIGNLTLDLRELPRPGPLAFALLVEGLRDTLSTEKLADRIARMVADLEKAAERR, from the coding sequence ATGCCGCCACCCGCCGACCTCGCCAGTTCCTGGTTCGCCACCCGCGGCTGGAAGCCGTTCGCCTTCCAGCGCAGCGTGTGGGCGGCAGTGGGGCGCGGCGAGTCCGGCCTGCTGCATGCCAGCACGGGCGCGGGCAAGACCTACGCAGTGTGGCTTGGCGCGTTACGCGCCTTCGCCAGCAGTGCCATCGGCACGCCGCGCCAGGCAGCGCCGTTGCAGGTGCTGTGGATCACCCCCATGCGTGCCCTGGCGGCAGACACTGCCCGCGCCCTGCAGGCGCCGCTGGATGACTTGCAACTGCACTGGAGCGTCGGTGTGCGAAGCGGCGATACCCGCAGCGCCGAACGCGCGCGTCAGGCCCGGCGCCTGCCCAGCGTGCTGATCACCACCCCGGAAAGCCTGACGTTGCTGCTGACCCGTGCGCAGGCCGAAACGGATTTCGCCAGCCTGCGCATGGTGGTGGTGGATGAGTGGCACGAGTTGCTCGGCAACAAACGTGGCGTGCAACTGCAACTGGCCCTGGCGCGCCTGCGTCGCTGGCATCCGGATCTGCGTGTGTGGGGCCTGTCGGCAACGCTGGGCAATCTTGACCATGCCTTGCAGGTTCTGCTGCCCAAGGGTGGCCAATTGGTCCAGGGTAAACAGGACAAACGCCTGGACGTCGACACCTTGCTGCCGCCGGACATCGAACGTTTCCCCTGGGCCGGGCACATGGGCCTGAAGTTGCTCAAGCCGGTCAGCGAGCAGATCGACGCCAGCAGCAGTTGCCTGGTATTCACCAATACCCGTGCCCAGGCCGAGCTGTGGTATCAGGCCTTGCTCGACGCCCGGCCCGACTGGGCCGGGCTGATCGCCCTGCACCACGCCTCGCTGGCGCGCGACACCCGCGACTGGGTCGAGCGCAGCCTCAAGGAAGGTACTTTGAAGGCTGTGGTGTGCACCTCAAGCCTTGACCTGGGCGTGGACTTTCTACCGGTGGAGCGGGTGTTGCAGATCGGCTCGAGCAAAGGCATCGCACGCTTGGTACAACGCGCCGGGCGTTCCGGGCACGCGCCAGGGCGGCCATCACGCATCACCCTGGTGCCGACCCATAGCCTTGAGCTGGTGGAAGCGGCAGCCGCTCGCGAGGCCCTGGCTGCAGGTCATCTCGAGGGCCGCCAATCCCCCCGACTGTGCATGGATGTGCTGGTCCAGCACGTGGTGAGCATGGCCTTGGGCAGTGGCTTTCGCGCCGATGAACTGCTTGCCGAAGTGCGCAGCACCTGGGCCTTCCATGACCTGCGCGACAGCCAGTGGCAGTGGGCGCTGGATTTCGTCTCCCATGGTGGTGACTCGCTCAGCGCCTATCCTGACTACCAGCGCGTCGAGCGGCACGCCGATGGCATCTGGCGGGTCGCCAGCGAGCGCCTGGCGCGGCGCCACCGGATGGGCATCGGCACCATCGTCAGCGACGCCAGCCTGCAACTCAAATACTGGAGCAAGGGCGGTGGCGGCAAGCACCTGGGCAGTGTCGAGGAATCATTCATTTCGCGTCTGCGCCCCGGCGACACCCTGGTGTTCGGCGGCCGGGTGCTGGAGCTGGTACGGGTCGAGAACATGACCGCCTACGTGCGCCGCAGCACCGCGCGCAAGGCCGCGGTGGCGCGCTGGAGTGGCGGGCGCATGCCGCTGTCGAGCGAGCTGGCCCAGGCGTTGGTCGCCCAGTTGGACGGCGCCGCCCACGGCCGCTTCGCCAGCCCGGAACTGCGCGCAGTGCGGCCATTGCTCGAGGTACAGGCGCGCTGGTCGGCACTGCCGACGCTCGGCACCCTGCTCGCCGAAACCTTGCACACGCGGCAAGGCTGGCACCTGTTTCTCTACCCGTTCGCCGGGCGCATGGCCAATCTGGGCCTGGCCAACCTGATCGCCTGGCGCGTCAGCCGGGCCCAGCCGCTGTCGATCTCGATCGCCGTCAGCGATTACGGCTTCGAGCTGCTCAGCCCAAGCCCGGTGGATTGGGCGGCGTATCTGCCCGGGGCACTGTCCACCGAACACCTGCTCGAAGACGTCACGGCGAGCCTCAATGCCGGCGAGATGGCCCTGCGCCGCTTTCGCGAGATCGCGCAGATCGCCGGTCTGGTGTTCGGCGGCTATCCGGCGGCGCAAAAGAGCACGCGGCAGATCCAGGCCTCCAGCGGGCTGTTCTATGAAGTATTCCGCAAGCATGATGCTGACAACCTGCTGCTGGGCCAGGCACGGGACGAAGTTCTGCGCGAAGAACTGGAAATCGAACGCCTGCATGCGCAATTGCAGCGTATCGGCAACCTCACCCTCGACCTGCGCGAGCTGCCTCGGCCTGGGCCGCTGGCCTTCGCCTTGCTGGTCGAAGGCCTGCGTGACACCCTCAGCACCGAAAAACTGGCCGACCGTATCGCCCGTATGGTCGCCGACCTGGAGAAAGCCGCCGAGCGCCGATGA
- the dcd gene encoding dCTP deaminase translates to MSIKSDKWIRRMAQEHGMIEPFVERQMRGEADSRVISFGVSSYGYDVRCADEFKVFTNINSATVDPKNFDAGSFVDIKSDVCIIPPNSFALARTVEYFRIPRNVLTICLGKSTYARCGIIVNVTPLEPEWEGHVTLEFSNTTTLPAKIYANEGVAQMLFLESDEECEVSYKDRGGKYQGQRGVTLPRT, encoded by the coding sequence ATGAGCATCAAATCGGACAAGTGGATTCGCCGCATGGCGCAGGAACACGGCATGATCGAACCGTTCGTCGAGCGCCAGATGCGCGGCGAGGCCGACAGCCGGGTCATCTCCTTCGGCGTCTCCAGCTACGGCTACGACGTGCGCTGCGCCGATGAATTCAAGGTCTTCACCAACATCAATTCGGCCACCGTCGATCCCAAGAATTTCGACGCCGGCAGCTTCGTCGACATCAAGAGCGACGTCTGCATCATCCCGCCGAACTCCTTCGCCCTGGCCCGCACCGTCGAATACTTCCGCATTCCGCGCAACGTGCTGACCATCTGCCTGGGCAAAAGCACCTACGCCCGCTGCGGCATCATCGTCAACGTCACGCCGCTGGAGCCGGAATGGGAAGGTCACGTGACCCTGGAGTTCTCCAACACCACCACGCTGCCGGCAAAGATCTACGCCAATGAAGGTGTGGCGCAGATGCTATTCCTCGAATCCGACGAGGAATGCGAAGTGTCTTACAAGGACCGTGGCGGCAAGTACCAGGGCCAACGCGGCGTGACCCTGCCACGCACCTGA